One genomic window of Roseateles sp. DAIF2 includes the following:
- a CDS encoding VWA domain-containing protein gives MSDDQMIDDDERRRRWRLALGGEAEASCGGLGGALAEMDQALAALYEADGPGGLRNPRGGRGGSAPQVARWLGDIRKYFPSSVVQVMQRDALERLQLRDMLLQPEMLQNMQPDVHLVAQLMALSRVIPQGTKETARRVVRQVVDALLQRLEEPMRSAVRGALDRSQRNRRPRHAEIDWHRTIRANLRHWQPEYRTVVPQTLLGYGRKARRPQREIVLCIDQSGSMANSIVYASIFGAVMASLPAVATRLVLFDTAVVDMTEQLDDPVDLLFGVQLGGGTDINGAVGYCQSVIREPRNTILVLISDLYEGGVEEKLLQRAAELVEAGVQFITLLALSDEGAPAYDHGLAVKLAALGVPSFACTPDAFPGLMAAAIRRDDVAAWAAGQGLVTQGR, from the coding sequence ATGAGCGATGACCAAATGATCGACGACGACGAACGCCGGCGCCGCTGGCGCCTGGCCCTGGGCGGCGAGGCCGAGGCGAGCTGCGGCGGACTGGGCGGGGCGCTGGCCGAGATGGACCAGGCCCTGGCCGCCCTCTACGAGGCCGACGGCCCCGGCGGGCTGCGCAACCCGCGCGGCGGCCGCGGCGGATCGGCGCCGCAGGTGGCCCGCTGGCTTGGCGACATCCGCAAGTATTTCCCCAGCTCGGTGGTCCAGGTGATGCAGCGCGACGCGCTGGAACGCCTGCAGCTGCGCGACATGCTGCTGCAGCCGGAGATGCTGCAGAACATGCAGCCCGATGTGCATCTGGTCGCCCAGCTGATGGCGCTGTCGCGCGTGATCCCGCAGGGCACCAAGGAGACCGCGCGGCGGGTCGTGCGGCAGGTCGTCGATGCGCTGCTGCAGCGGCTGGAGGAGCCGATGCGCTCGGCCGTGCGCGGCGCGCTGGACCGCAGCCAGCGCAACCGGCGCCCGCGCCATGCGGAGATCGACTGGCACCGCACCATCCGCGCCAATCTGCGCCATTGGCAGCCCGAGTACCGCACCGTGGTGCCGCAGACCCTGCTGGGCTACGGGCGCAAGGCGCGGCGGCCGCAGCGCGAGATCGTGCTGTGCATCGACCAAAGCGGCTCGATGGCCAACTCCATCGTCTACGCCAGCATCTTCGGCGCGGTGATGGCGTCGCTGCCGGCCGTGGCGACACGGCTGGTGCTGTTCGACACCGCGGTGGTCGACATGACCGAACAGCTGGACGATCCGGTGGACCTGCTGTTCGGCGTGCAGCTCGGCGGCGGCACCGACATCAACGGCGCGGTCGGCTACTGCCAGTCGGTGATCCGCGAGCCGCGCAACACCATCCTGGTGCTGATCTCCGACCTCTACGAGGGCGGCGTCGAGGAGAAGCTGCTGCAGCGCGCGGCCGAGCTGGTCGAGGCGGGGGTCCAGTTCATCACCCTGCTGGCCCTGAGCGACGAGGGCGCACCGGCCTATGACCATGGCCTCGCGGTCAAGCTGGCCGCGCTGGGCGTGCCCTCCTTCGCCTGCACGCCCGATGCCTTCCCGGGCCTGATGGCCGCGGCCATTCGCCGCGACGACGTGGCCGCCTGGGCCGCCGGCCAGGGCCTGGTGACCCAGGGTCGCTGA